A stretch of Microtus pennsylvanicus isolate mMicPen1 chromosome 5, mMicPen1.hap1, whole genome shotgun sequence DNA encodes these proteins:
- the LOC142850278 gene encoding serine protease FAM111A-like isoform X2 has product MSYSKQGSQKVLPDLKSTKIKYHSSPIPQEKQKNPKNSQMQMGSRKRPNETNKNQEQRLYSSKRTRQDQKTLPTETIKITMGGNPKKYLCNLTHRETGSLYEALNSHDLVKREIEKQAGKEMLVCGKEGIEGYINLGMPLRCFPQGSHVVITFSKTESEEKENNEVCGRFDQSSAECVVFYIHAVGNREQRILRCRDLHKEGTKLCVYGFKGETIKSTLRKDGRFCSFVESDHWKLINSETIIENSQPVDVLEGKLFQIDVERKESSWAAELEKVRAYIKEESENSKEESLFKAHKKKLSEVAKSSTPDQMVKLLSHFMDSTGFILWDYHGNRGRATCFVFRGLYIFTCRHVLNDIVGEGREPSECLDLISQCVRVTFDDEYSEEPTSNFNSCFHIEPWLLISDDTLDYAVLKLKANGQEVPAGLYNNVIAVVLPSELIYMIGHENGNKVVDRCAVVTQGKGKEKGQQFVHATEAAGHSHYSKLFPMCTKRSFQEMNVNPNDFTYNTFYNGSSGSPLFDCKGSLVAMHNVGFICEYESGVYNVIEVGIKMESILADIKQKHKQWYDNVCVKYKEEEMRSV; this is encoded by the exons GTCCTTCCCGATTTAAAAAGCACGAAAATCAAGTACCATTCGTCTCCG ATCCctcaagaaaagcagaagaatcCCAAGAATTCGCAAATGCAAATGGGATCCCGAAAAAGACCAAATGAGACAAATAAGAACCAAGAGCAAAGACTCTATTCTTCTAAGAGAACTCGACAAGATCAGAAGACTCTCCCAACTGAAACAATCAAGATCACCATGGGGGGAAACCCCAAGAAATATCTCTGCAATCTCACCCATAGGGAGACAGGTAGCTTATATGAGGCCCTGAACTCCCATGACCTTGtcaaaagagagatagaaaaacaGGCAGGCAAAGAAATGCTGGTATGTGGCAAAGAAGGAATAGAAGGGTACATAAACCTCGGTATGCCCCTCCGTTGTTTTCCACAAGGCAGCCATGTGGTCATTACATTTTCCAAAACTGAAagtgaggagaaagaaaataatgaagtgtGTGGCCGCTTTGACCAGTCATCTGCTGAGTGTGTTGTATTTTACATTCATGCAGTCGGGAATAGGGAGCAAAGGATTCTGAGGTGCAGGGACCTTCACAAGGAAGGTACCAAACTCTGTGTCTATGGTTTCAAGGGAGAGACCATCAAGTCCACTCTGAGGAAGGATGGCAGGTTTTGCTCCTTTGTAGAGAGTGACCATTGGAAACTCATTAACAGTGAGACCATCATAGAAAACAGCCAGCCAGTAGATGTGTTAGAGGGTAAGCTCTTTCAGATTGATGTTGAGAGAAAGGAGAGCTCTTGGGCAGCAGAATTGGAGAAAGTGAGAGCATATATCAAGGAAGAGAGTGAGAATAGTAAAGAAGAGTCGCTTTTCAAAGCCCATAAGAAGAAGCTCAGTGAAGTGGCAAAAAGCTCTACTCCAGATCAAATGGTCAAACTTCTTTCACACTTCATGGATTCCACTGGGTTCATACTTTGGGACTATCATGGAAACAGGGGTAGAGCCACTTGCTTTGTTTTCAGAGGGTTGTACATTTTCACTTGTCGACATGTATTAAATGATattgtgggagaaggaagagagccaAGTGAGTGTCTAGACCTAATTAGCCAATGTGTAAGGGTGACATTTGATGACGAATACTCTGAAGAGCCAACCTCAAACTTCAACAGTTGCTTTCATATTGAACCTTGGCTTCTCATATCTGATGACACTCTTGActatgctgtcctgaaactgaagGCAAATGGTCAAGAAGTGCCTGCCGGACTGTATAATAACGTAATAGCTGTTGTACTTCCCAGTGAGTTGATATATATGATTGgccatgaaaatggaaacaaggTGGTTGATCGTTGTGCAGTGGTCACTCAaggtaaaggaaaagagaagggtcAGCAATTCGTTCATGCAACAGAAGCAGCAGGTCATAGCCATTATTCTAAGTTATTCCCTATGTGTACAAAAAGAAGTTTCCAAGAAATGAATGTCAACCCTAATGACTTTACctataatacattttataatggCTCTTCTGGATCTCCACTATTTGATTGTAAAGGTTCTCTAGTAGCCATGCATAATGTTGGCTTCATCTGTGAGTATGAAAGCGGAGTTTATAATGTTATTGAGGTTGGCATAAAGATGGAATCCATCCTTGCTGATATTaagcaaaaacataaacaatGGTATGATAATGTTTGTGTAAAGTATAAGGAGGAAGAAATGCGCAGTGTATAG
- the LOC142850278 gene encoding serine protease FAM111A-like isoform X1 translates to MSYSRQGSQKVLPDLKSTKIKYHSSPIPQEKQKNPKNSQMQMGSRKRPNETNKNQEQRLYSSKRTRQDQKTLPTETIKITMGGNPKKYLCNLTHRETGSLYEALNSHDLVKREIEKQAGKEMLVCGKEGIEGYINLGMPLRCFPQGSHVVITFSKTESEEKENNEVCGRFDQSSAECVVFYIHAVGNREQRILRCRDLHKEGTKLCVYGFKGETIKSTLRKDGRFCSFVESDHWKLINSETIIENSQPVDVLEGKLFQIDVERKESSWAAELEKVRAYIKEESENSKEESLFKAHKKKLSEVAKSSTPDQMVKLLSHFMDSTGFILWDYHGNRGRATCFVFRGLYIFTCRHVLNDIVGEGREPSECLDLISQCVRVTFDDEYSEEPTSNFNSCFHIEPWLLISDDTLDYAVLKLKANGQEVPAGLYNNVIAVVLPSELIYMIGHENGNKVVDRCAVVTQGKGKEKGQQFVHATEAAGHSHYSKLFPMCTKRSFQEMNVNPNDFTYNTFYNGSSGSPLFDCKGSLVAMHNVGFICEYESGVYNVIEVGIKMESILADIKQKHKQWYDNVCVKYKEEEMRSV, encoded by the exons ATGAGCTATAGCAGGCAAGGGTCGCAGAAGGTCCTTCCCGATTTAAAAAGCACGAAAATCAAGTACCATTCGTCTCCG ATCCctcaagaaaagcagaagaatcCCAAGAATTCGCAAATGCAAATGGGATCCCGAAAAAGACCAAATGAGACAAATAAGAACCAAGAGCAAAGACTCTATTCTTCTAAGAGAACTCGACAAGATCAGAAGACTCTCCCAACTGAAACAATCAAGATCACCATGGGGGGAAACCCCAAGAAATATCTCTGCAATCTCACCCATAGGGAGACAGGTAGCTTATATGAGGCCCTGAACTCCCATGACCTTGtcaaaagagagatagaaaaacaGGCAGGCAAAGAAATGCTGGTATGTGGCAAAGAAGGAATAGAAGGGTACATAAACCTCGGTATGCCCCTCCGTTGTTTTCCACAAGGCAGCCATGTGGTCATTACATTTTCCAAAACTGAAagtgaggagaaagaaaataatgaagtgtGTGGCCGCTTTGACCAGTCATCTGCTGAGTGTGTTGTATTTTACATTCATGCAGTCGGGAATAGGGAGCAAAGGATTCTGAGGTGCAGGGACCTTCACAAGGAAGGTACCAAACTCTGTGTCTATGGTTTCAAGGGAGAGACCATCAAGTCCACTCTGAGGAAGGATGGCAGGTTTTGCTCCTTTGTAGAGAGTGACCATTGGAAACTCATTAACAGTGAGACCATCATAGAAAACAGCCAGCCAGTAGATGTGTTAGAGGGTAAGCTCTTTCAGATTGATGTTGAGAGAAAGGAGAGCTCTTGGGCAGCAGAATTGGAGAAAGTGAGAGCATATATCAAGGAAGAGAGTGAGAATAGTAAAGAAGAGTCGCTTTTCAAAGCCCATAAGAAGAAGCTCAGTGAAGTGGCAAAAAGCTCTACTCCAGATCAAATGGTCAAACTTCTTTCACACTTCATGGATTCCACTGGGTTCATACTTTGGGACTATCATGGAAACAGGGGTAGAGCCACTTGCTTTGTTTTCAGAGGGTTGTACATTTTCACTTGTCGACATGTATTAAATGATattgtgggagaaggaagagagccaAGTGAGTGTCTAGACCTAATTAGCCAATGTGTAAGGGTGACATTTGATGACGAATACTCTGAAGAGCCAACCTCAAACTTCAACAGTTGCTTTCATATTGAACCTTGGCTTCTCATATCTGATGACACTCTTGActatgctgtcctgaaactgaagGCAAATGGTCAAGAAGTGCCTGCCGGACTGTATAATAACGTAATAGCTGTTGTACTTCCCAGTGAGTTGATATATATGATTGgccatgaaaatggaaacaaggTGGTTGATCGTTGTGCAGTGGTCACTCAaggtaaaggaaaagagaagggtcAGCAATTCGTTCATGCAACAGAAGCAGCAGGTCATAGCCATTATTCTAAGTTATTCCCTATGTGTACAAAAAGAAGTTTCCAAGAAATGAATGTCAACCCTAATGACTTTACctataatacattttataatggCTCTTCTGGATCTCCACTATTTGATTGTAAAGGTTCTCTAGTAGCCATGCATAATGTTGGCTTCATCTGTGAGTATGAAAGCGGAGTTTATAATGTTATTGAGGTTGGCATAAAGATGGAATCCATCCTTGCTGATATTaagcaaaaacataaacaatGGTATGATAATGTTTGTGTAAAGTATAAGGAGGAAGAAATGCGCAGTGTATAG